A window of the bacterium genome harbors these coding sequences:
- the crcB gene encoding fluoride efflux transporter CrcB codes for MTVVLHIALFGALGCLARYFLSGWVYDLIGRTLPYGTLAVNVIGAFLIGLAMELSLRSTAVSPELRVGLTIGFLGGFTTFSTFSYETFRLIESAQLPQALANVLLSVTACLAFTFLGIVAARHI; via the coding sequence ATGACCGTCGTTCTGCATATCGCCCTCTTCGGCGCGCTGGGGTGCCTCGCGCGCTACTTTCTCTCCGGCTGGGTCTACGACCTGATCGGCCGCACCTTGCCGTACGGCACCCTCGCCGTCAACGTGATCGGCGCGTTCCTGATCGGGCTGGCCATGGAGCTCAGCCTGCGGAGCACCGCCGTTTCACCCGAGTTGCGGGTCGGTCTCACGATCGGCTTCCTCGGCGGGTTCACCACCTTCTCGACCTTCAGCTACGAGACATTCCGGCTGATCGAGAGCGCCCAACTGCCGCAAGCGCTGGCGAACGTTCTCCTGAGCGTCACCGCCTGCCTGGCG